The following proteins come from a genomic window of Plutella xylostella chromosome 22, ilPluXylo3.1, whole genome shotgun sequence:
- the LOC105388497 gene encoding peroxidase, translating to MLKLILPLLLVFLQCVVSQSTYYDSFYGRPITSKQYERRVKNGTSQYCTNIVRPCVPTEGRRVDGSCNNLRHASRGAQYTPFYRLLPAVFRDVSKPRLSKSGKPLPLARPIRTTVLADGKVASQNFTALLTTYLVFMSADTAISNESVIFATVKPYCCKSEGRRDSLCAPNPVPEDDPVHRFSSVRCMNMTKSLTYQYQGCLCNNTTPQRVTSSTATFDLSHLYGNTDEQVEKVRMFKDGLLKYEIDAKGRIWPPSNKNSPYCPANVPPYETRCHDTPEAFTSNSLIPLNLMTVWFYREHNRVATKLATINPKWDDERLFCTTRDIVIATYMQIYYYELMAVLLGRDNLIKRKVLSPDPLFRDIYDEEQFPQSSVEFPVALRWGHTLVEMTLNLFETNGVKVKEVPLASLSQRTGYLGVGRNMEMLTQHIFRQASGDTDHIVDPQMGEDAVLSLEAVDVPTNDVSQNRYYGLAPYVHYLQYCRGRNYSTWDDLEDVMDPQRIEILQRIYEHPSDVDVQAGLWSENYIEGGFAPHTYFCFVAQQMYQTVVSDRHWYERKNRPNAFSEVQ from the exons ATGTTGAAGCTAATCTTACCTTTATTGCTTGTGTTCTTACAATGTGTAGTTTCACAGTCCACGTACTATGACAGTTTCTACGGAAGGCCTATCACTTCTAAACAATATGAGAGACGAGTTAAAAATGGTACTAGCCA ATACTGCACCAACATCGTGAGGCCATGCGTCCCGACTGAAGGCCGGCGCGTGGATGGAAGCTGCAACAACTTGAGGCACGCGAGCCGAGGCGCGCAGTACACGCCCTTCTACCGATTGCTGCCGGCTGTCTTCAGAGATG TATCAAAGCCAAGGTTGTCAAAATCAGGCAAACCGCTGCCTCTGGCCAGGCCAATAAGAACGACGGTCCTTGCTGATGGTAAAGTGGCGAGCCAGAACTTCACGGCACTACTGACAACTTATCTCGTCTTCATGTCTGCAGATACCGCTATTTCTAATGAAAGTG TGATATTCGCAACCGTCAAGCCCTACTGCTGCAAGTCAGAGGGGAGGAGAGACTCCCTGTGTGCACCGAACCCTGTGCCTGAAGACGATCCTGTCCACAGGTTCTCAAGTGTACGGTGCATGAACATGACCAAGTCTTTGACATACCAGTACCAAGGATGCTTGTGTAATAATACTACACCGCAGCGG GTAACTTCTTCAACTGCAACGTTTGATCTGTCACATCTATACGGTAACACTGACGAACAAGTGGAGAAAGTACGAATGTTTAAAGATGGCTTACTCAAGTATGAAATTGATGCAAAAGGACGCATTTGGCCACCGAGCAACAAGAATAGTCCGTATTGTCCAGCAAATGTGCCGCCTTATGAGACGAGGTGTCATGATACAC CTGAAGCCTTCACGTCTAACAGTTTGATTCCTTTAAATCTGATGACGGTATGGTTCTATAGGGAACACAACCGGGTAGCCACCAAGTTAGCTACCATCAACCCCAAATGGGATGATGAAAGATTGTTCTGTACCACGAGAGATATCGTCATCGCTACTTACATGCAGATCTATTACTATGAGTTAATGGCAGTTTTGCTTG GTCGTGATAACCTCATAAAACGAAAGGTCCTGTCTCCTGATCCATTATTTAGAGATATTTATGACGAGGAGCAGTTCCCTCAGTCTTCTGTAGAGTTTCCAGTAGCGTTGCGATGGGGTCATACTTTAGTTGAAATGACACTcaa TTTATTTGAAACTAATGGTGTGAAGGTCAAAGAAGTTCCGCTGGCAAGCCTGAGCCAGAGGACTGGGTACCTCGGTGTGGGAAGAAATATGGAAATGCTGACGCAACATATTTTCCGACAGGCCAGTGGTGATACTGACCATATTGTTGACCCGCAA ATGGGCGAAGACGCGGTGCTAAGCCTAGAAGCGGTAGATGTGCCGACGAATGATGTGTCTCAGAACAGATACTACGGGCTCGCCCCCTATGTGCACTACTTGCAGTACTGTCGCGGACGCAACTACAGCACTTGGGATGATCTTGAGGATGTCATGGATCCACAG AGAATCGAGATCCTCCAACGCATCTACGAGCACCCCAGTGACGTGGATGTCCAGGCTGGCTTGTGGTCAGAGAACTACATAGAAGGAGGCTTCGCACCGCACACTTACTTCTGTTTCGTCGCGCAGCAGATGTACCAGACTGTTGTCTCTGATAGACATTGGTACGAGAGGAAGAATAGACCCAACGCTTTCAGTGAag ttcaATAG